The Pseudomonas berkeleyensis genome includes a region encoding these proteins:
- a CDS encoding MFS transporter, which yields MSAAPVSVYRLPGFLPFLAARLMAVFAMQIQAIVVAWQVYDITRDPLSLAYVGLAQFIPMLVLLMPAGDLIDRFDRKLILMLSWLVEAVCAGALLWLSQSEAPVTWYYGVLVLYGSARAFTGPALSSLLPQIVPRERLAAAIAANSMIMRGATISGPVIGGGLYAIGGGGLTYSACLVGFLAGAALLPLVPVHYAEKMQALESTAWARFTAGISFIRSRPIILGTISLDLFAVLLGGVVALLPIYAQEVLEVGPTGLGLLRSAMAIGEVSVGLYLSMKPFNRHVGLVMFGAVALFGVANLVFALSSLFWLSFAALMVAGGADMVSMYIRSSLVQFSTPDAMRGRVNAVNMLFIGSSNELGEFRAGTSAAWFGVVPAALLGCACTLLVTGGWMLGFKSLRKVDRFEDASPSKVG from the coding sequence GTGTCCGCTGCCCCTGTCTCCGTCTACCGTCTTCCCGGTTTCCTGCCGTTCCTTGCTGCACGCCTGATGGCGGTGTTCGCCATGCAGATCCAGGCCATCGTCGTCGCCTGGCAGGTCTACGACATCACCCGCGATCCGCTGTCGCTGGCCTATGTCGGCCTGGCCCAGTTCATCCCGATGCTGGTGCTGCTGATGCCGGCCGGCGACTTGATCGACCGCTTCGACCGCAAGCTGATCCTGATGCTCAGCTGGCTGGTGGAGGCTGTCTGTGCCGGGGCCTTGCTGTGGCTGTCGCAGAGCGAGGCACCAGTGACCTGGTACTACGGCGTGCTGGTTCTTTACGGCAGTGCACGGGCCTTCACCGGACCGGCGCTGTCGAGCCTGCTACCGCAGATCGTGCCGCGCGAGCGCCTGGCTGCGGCGATTGCCGCCAACAGCATGATCATGCGTGGTGCGACCATTTCCGGGCCGGTGATCGGTGGCGGCCTGTATGCCATCGGTGGTGGTGGGCTGACCTACTCGGCCTGCCTGGTTGGCTTTCTCGCTGGTGCCGCGCTGTTGCCGCTGGTGCCGGTGCACTACGCCGAGAAAATGCAGGCGCTGGAGTCCACCGCTTGGGCACGTTTTACCGCCGGGATCAGCTTCATTCGTTCGCGTCCGATCATCCTGGGCACCATCTCACTGGATCTGTTCGCCGTGCTGCTCGGCGGCGTAGTGGCGCTGCTGCCGATCTACGCCCAGGAAGTGCTGGAAGTCGGGCCGACGGGCCTCGGCCTGTTGCGCAGCGCCATGGCTATCGGCGAGGTGTCCGTTGGCCTGTACCTGAGCATGAAACCGTTCAACCGCCATGTCGGCCTGGTGATGTTCGGCGCGGTGGCGCTGTTTGGTGTGGCCAACCTGGTGTTCGCCTTGTCCAGCCTGTTCTGGCTGTCGTTCGCTGCACTGATGGTGGCGGGCGGCGCGGATATGGTGAGCATGTACATCCGCTCATCCTTGGTGCAATTCTCCACGCCGGACGCCATGCGTGGCCGGGTCAACGCAGTGAACATGCTGTTCATCGGTTCCTCCAACGAGCTGGGCGAATTCCGCGCCGGCACCAGCGCCGCCTGGTTCGGCGTGGTGCCGGCGGCGTTGCTGGGTTGCGCCTGTACGCTGCTAGTGACCGGCGGCTGGATGCTCGGCTTCAAGAGCCTGCGCAAGGTCGACCGCTTCGAGGATGCTTCGCCGAGCAAGGTGGGCTAG
- a CDS encoding class I SAM-dependent methyltransferase: MPLSPDELAQISALTLAHYQSSAEDFREGTRDHDVSQNIAALLRHIEGEKPWRILDFGCGPGRDLRTFSGLGHEAVGLDGCAEFVAMARADSGCEVWQQSFLELDLPAGHFDGIFANASLFHVPDQELPRVLGELHAALKAGGVLFSSNPRGDNQEGWSGPRYGSYHDLERWRARLTAAGFVELEHYYRPAGLPRDQQPWLASVWRRVG; encoded by the coding sequence ATGCCCCTGAGCCCCGACGAACTCGCGCAGATCAGCGCCCTCACCCTGGCCCACTACCAGAGCAGCGCCGAGGACTTTCGCGAGGGCACACGCGACCATGACGTGAGCCAGAACATCGCCGCGCTGCTGCGTCATATCGAAGGCGAGAAGCCCTGGCGCATCCTCGATTTCGGCTGCGGGCCGGGACGTGACCTGCGCACGTTCAGCGGGCTTGGTCACGAAGCCGTCGGCCTGGATGGCTGCGCCGAGTTCGTCGCCATGGCGCGCGCCGACAGCGGCTGCGAGGTGTGGCAACAGAGCTTTCTCGAACTGGATCTGCCGGCCGGGCATTTCGACGGCATTTTCGCCAACGCCAGCCTGTTCCATGTGCCGGATCAGGAGCTACCGCGCGTACTCGGCGAGCTGCATGCAGCGCTCAAGGCTGGCGGCGTGCTGTTCAGCTCCAACCCGCGCGGCGACAACCAGGAGGGCTGGAGCGGCCCGCGCTATGGCAGCTACCACGACCTCGAACGCTGGCGCGCGCGGCTCACAGCGGCCGGCTTCGTCGAACTGGAACACTACTACCGCCCCGCCGGCCTACCACGTGACCAGCAGCCCTGGCTGGCCAGCGTGTGGCGGCGTGTGGGTTAA
- a CDS encoding YeeE/YedE thiosulfate transporter family protein: MTASISSNRAALPITLAGLLALALLTFIWQLSDGSNQGRALSYSLASGALFGLLLQRSRFCFFCVTRDFVERRIPDGLLGLLAALAVGTIGYHTVFGAFLPDPSGGRLPPDAHIGPLSWVLALAATVFGLGMAISGSCISAHLYRLGEGHFASLATLAGALLGFALGFLSWNPLYLAALQEAPVLWLPGKLGYGGSLLLQLILLGALAAWLLRYRQAGTSVEPQGLWSLLFGARWPTWVGGVLIGGLAVLAYFRIAPLGVTAELGSLARTSADSLGWLPERLEGLDGFSGCATVVKETLLSNNGLFVIGLVIAAWASALAAGDFRPSGGAPRDWLRGLLGGVLLGWGSLLALGCTVGTLLSGVMAGAASGWLFGLFCLVGTVLGLKLRPLLRLG; this comes from the coding sequence ATGACCGCCAGTATTTCTTCCAATCGCGCAGCGCTGCCTATCACTTTGGCCGGCCTTCTTGCCCTCGCCCTGCTCACCTTCATCTGGCAACTTTCCGATGGCAGCAACCAGGGCCGCGCCCTCAGCTATTCGCTGGCCAGCGGCGCCTTGTTCGGCCTGTTGTTACAACGCTCACGCTTCTGCTTCTTCTGCGTCACCCGCGACTTCGTCGAACGCCGCATACCGGATGGCCTGCTCGGTCTGCTCGCCGCTCTGGCGGTAGGCACCATTGGTTATCACACGGTGTTCGGCGCCTTCCTGCCCGATCCCAGCGGTGGGCGCCTGCCACCGGATGCTCATATCGGCCCGCTGAGCTGGGTGTTGGCGCTGGCCGCCACGGTGTTCGGCCTCGGCATGGCGATCTCCGGCTCGTGCATCAGCGCGCACCTGTATCGCCTCGGCGAAGGCCACTTCGCCTCACTGGCAACGCTGGCCGGTGCACTGCTCGGTTTCGCTCTCGGTTTTCTCAGCTGGAACCCGCTGTACCTGGCCGCCCTGCAGGAAGCCCCCGTGCTCTGGCTGCCGGGCAAGCTCGGTTACGGCGGCTCGCTGCTCTTGCAACTGATCCTGCTTGGCGCGCTTGCCGCCTGGCTGCTGCGTTATCGCCAGGCGGGCACGTCAGTCGAACCCCAGGGACTGTGGTCGCTGCTGTTTGGCGCGCGTTGGCCGACCTGGGTCGGCGGCGTGCTGATCGGCGGGTTGGCGGTGCTGGCCTATTTCCGCATCGCACCGCTGGGGGTGACGGCCGAGCTGGGTAGCCTGGCGCGCACCAGCGCCGATAGCCTGGGCTGGCTACCCGAACGCCTGGAAGGACTCGACGGTTTTTCCGGGTGTGCCACGGTGGTCAAGGAAACCCTGCTGTCGAACAACGGATTGTTCGTGATTGGCCTGGTGATCGCGGCCTGGGCCAGCGCCCTGGCCGCAGGCGATTTCCGCCCCAGCGGCGGTGCGCCACGTGACTGGCTACGCGGCCTGCTCGGCGGCGTGCTACTGGGCTGGGGCAGCCTGCTGGCCCTGGGCTGCACCGTGGGTACGTTGTTGTCCGGGGTGATGGCCGGCGCGGCGTCGGGCTGGTTGTTCGGCCTGTTCTGCCTGGTCGGCACCGTGCTTGGTTTGAAGCTGCGGCCGCTGTTGCGGTTGGGGTAG
- a CDS encoding sulfurtransferase, translated as MTIKTLLGASLLAAATLLQTVTAHAASEYLVSTDWLEKNLKDPKVRIIEVSVVPGVYERGHIPGAVNFAWHSDLVDPVRRDIASQEAFQQLLRKAGVNDDSTTILYGDNNNWFAAWGAWVFDVYGVDNVKLLDGGRAKWEAEGRTLDSRASTPKAGNVTVQAANKDLRAFLPDVLAAAEKRSDVQLVDIRSPDEYNGKVFAPQGVQELAVRAGHVPGAVNVPWGQAVAADGTFKSAEELKKVYGAVGIDGSKPIITYCRIGERSSHTWFALKKILGYDVRNYDGSWTEYGNAVGVPVVNVAGTVWGGK; from the coding sequence ATGACGATCAAGACCCTTCTCGGTGCCAGCCTGCTGGCCGCCGCCACTCTGCTGCAAACGGTCACGGCGCATGCCGCCAGCGAATACCTGGTCAGCACCGACTGGCTGGAAAAGAACCTGAAAGACCCCAAGGTACGCATCATCGAAGTCAGTGTGGTGCCCGGCGTCTATGAACGCGGGCATATCCCCGGTGCGGTGAATTTCGCCTGGCACAGCGATCTGGTCGACCCGGTACGCCGTGACATCGCCAGCCAGGAGGCCTTCCAGCAACTGCTGCGCAAGGCCGGGGTGAATGACGACAGCACCACCATTCTCTACGGCGACAACAACAACTGGTTCGCCGCCTGGGGCGCCTGGGTGTTCGACGTGTACGGCGTCGATAACGTCAAGCTGCTCGATGGTGGTCGCGCCAAATGGGAGGCCGAAGGCCGCACCCTGGACAGCCGCGCCAGCACGCCGAAAGCCGGTAACGTAACGGTGCAGGCCGCCAACAAGGATCTGCGCGCCTTCCTCCCGGACGTACTCGCCGCCGCCGAGAAACGCAGCGACGTGCAGTTGGTGGATATCCGTTCGCCGGATGAATACAACGGCAAGGTCTTCGCCCCGCAGGGCGTGCAGGAGCTGGCCGTACGTGCCGGCCACGTGCCCGGCGCGGTGAACGTGCCCTGGGGCCAGGCGGTAGCCGCCGACGGCACCTTCAAATCGGCTGAGGAGCTGAAGAAGGTCTACGGCGCAGTAGGTATCGATGGCAGCAAGCCGATCATCACCTACTGCCGCATCGGCGAGCGCTCCAGCCACACCTGGTTCGCCCTGAAGAAAATCCTCGGCTACGACGTGCGCAACTACGACGGCTCCTGGACCGAGTACGGCAATGCCGTAGGCGTGCCGGTGGTGAACGTGGCGGGCACCGTCTGGGGCGGCAAGTAA